GATGTGGCTTGTAAAGAATCGTATTAGCTCGTGTTGTGTTAATGGGTGCGCCACCCTCTCATCCATTCGGGTGTGCGTGATGGCAACAAATATGGTACAGCCCATCCAATTCCAACACCCGCATTCATATATTGGCCATCATTCTAGCACGTTCTAAGGGGCATTCCGAACAGTTTGCTGTGACCATTTCGCTCCTGCAATCCTGACCCTTCTAATGTTGAACCCAATCCCGCTGGTCTGGCTTcaaatttcacacaaaacagtgcttatgtctgtgtgtgcgttcatGCGCCGGTCTCTGACCATCTGATGGAACGGCTCGATAATCAGCTTAATGCTACGCACGCGGTGTGGCTCGCCCTTCGAGCCTGCCGGCGAGTGTGACATTTTCGTTTCCAATCAATGTTTCCTATTTCGTTTCGATGACTAGGCCCGGAACTGCCGGGAAGTTCCGAATAGAACGGAGAACGCTTCCGCCATGTACTTGGCCAcagttgagtggtattgcaTTGAATATGGGGgaggttggtttgttttttttcttcgttcttCTTCTGCTGAGCTTCAAGTATTGCTTGTCGTCCAAGCGTTCTCGGGTTTGGATGCATTTGCTAAACTGTGCATGTAGCATGTGACAGCGAAGGTGGAGTGGCGGCGTTCTGGTATCGCATGCGTACTACACGCATGCATCTCGTACGGATGGTTCGGCAAAGAAACGTACCAGAAAGGAAGATAGCCATAGTTCCGCTAAGGTAAACGGCCGTTTCCCGACTGCTATGGCGAGCTGGGTGTGTGCAACCTTCTCTGCTGCGCTGCTGCTCCTATGCTGCTCAACCGTGTTCAATTTTTCCCCTTGGAGAAGATTTATAACGCTCACACTATGCTCACCTTCTCGTTATGGGTGTTTGGTTCTCGATAGTTGGCTGGAGTTGGTTCAATTTTCAATACACATTTTCTCCTCTGTTCCCATCGTCACTAACTAACTAgatcattttaaaaatttcatACACACTACAAAGGAATCACTGATTAATTTAGAACACTCAATTCCGGATAGAGAACACACGCCAAACGAAGTACAATTTCTTCAACCAATGCACAAACATCTGTTCAactttaaaatgatttattccATTCGATGTAATACCATTCGGTGTATGGTAAAATCACATTCAGAAAAATTCTCTTACCACTAACCTATAGTGGCACTTTGCacataaaaaagaacgaaacaaGATGCACAACTACCGGCAAACTATGCCACAAACTGTATCGATTGCTGCGATTGTAGGATTTTCGGCACCCGACAAAATGCCGACTCGCGTCCGCGTCGCGCGAGGTCCGAGGAAAATCTAGTCTTTTTCCCCCATTCGCAGCCGGTTGCATGCGCCGTGGATGCGTAGAAATCGTGTGTTCTCTCccagtgtgctgtgtgtgtgttttctcactctcttttcTCCCTTCCAGCAAGTGAGATTATTGCGGTGAGGCTCAGCTGTATCGCCCATCTGTGCACTCGCGCTGTGGAGGGGTTGGCTGTGGTGCAGAACGAACATTGAGTTTGTTACAGTTTAGTTTCcatttgatttgaaattaaaattgataaaCTTTATAGCTTGAGAAACAAACGAATCATCGACAAACAAAAGATTAAGAATGgttctaaattatttaattataacCCTTAAATTCCCTCAGAAACGTGCCTAGCAAACCCTGCATCCTATCGCTTCAGTGCGTGCAGCGAAGGCTCTCAGCAAAAACGTGCGCTCTGCCCGTGGCCATTCTCTGAACTACATGTGCGTGCGTTGCATTGCATGCGCTCGGCAACTTGGAAAATTGGAAACGTGCTCTTTTCAAAGCCCTACACACTCTCctgccttgtttttttttttgtgtacgtcGAGATCAACCAGGAGTAGCAAAGGAAGCAGCAAAAGCGTCAAAAGGAAGGGACTAACGAAAAGGATAACGCACCGCATGTGTGGAGGGTTAACGTTAGACGAGAGCAACAAAAATTAGGGAACGTGTCCTCATGCCCAGAAAACCATTATAGGGGTGAATTTGGGAAGTGCCGCCGACACCGACGTCGCCGtgctgtggtgctgctgctacaggACACTGAAGGCGTTCGGGTGGAAAACGGTCGCTTGCTTGGTCTGTTTTGCCAACGGTTCTATCGCGACGCGGGGTTAAATGGGTAGCCGTGGTGTGGTGCATTACCGAAAAAGGGGAAAGTTAACCGGTCAGCTGTTCTATTGCTTTGGTGGAGGGGTTTATGGAAATTATTGGAGCGTAGAGGACACTATTATGCTGATGTAATGAGATACAATGTGCAGTTATGTTCGATCCACACAACGGTAATCGTTCAGCCATAGGTCAGCTGTTTGTAGACATAGCAAGGTATGTTCATAATACGCCCTGACAATTGGCACCAATACGGttgtaaacaaagcaaatggaatttcttttttttagatCGCTCTTTGATCAAAACAAACCCCCGAAACCCAAAAAGTCATACTAATTCTAATCtatcacaccacacacaccaatacaatCACTGAGTTTCGCTTTCTCTCTTCCATTGCTTCCATTTCATTGCAGGAGCAGGAGTACCGGGTCCGGTGAGTAGAGCTATCGAAGGATAACACTCAAGGTACGTTCCGCTCCGTAAATCCGTGGCTTATACAGCGACATGCGCACTAACCGCCTTCGGGCATTACAAAGGCACTGTCAACTGTGGAACTggaagctgtcaaaaatgttgaGTCTACGCTATGCAGGAGTGCTACAGGGAATTCGGGTTGAGAAGTAACCTATTTGGTAGGTTACCACGCCCCACTGATGGTCAAACACGGGACCCCGAAGGGATAGTCGATCCAAGCATACCCAAACTGGGTGTTGAAAACAGCTGGATTTTGATGTACTTCACCCATGAAGAAGTCTGTATGAATGTTTTTAGTTTATGTTTCTTCTTCGTTTCCTTAATTGATGGGTGGGTCCCAAACGTTACCGTGTGGCGTGCAAACTTTTGCCAACCACAAATTGCGTCTCCCATAGGCAAGCTAGACAGCCTTGACAATGATGAAGTCATGGTTGCTCGCCAAAAGCACcatcaaaaaaggaaaaaaaaaatagggagaaacatcatacacacacctcTTCTCATATCGATCGCTTTCCGTCTGGAACTAATGAGTACAAGGTAGgctttttttgggttttcGTTGGAGGTTGGAGAGGGTATCCGGCCTCTTCAGTCAGCATTAGCTTATCATTGTTGGGGCCCGTGTTTGCTTTGCTTGTTTGCGGCGGAAGTCGAAGCTTGTCATGAAGGATGGGCCACGAAGCTGGCGATAAAGTGGAGTCTGTATGCGGAGTGGCCACTTGAACTATACTACAGCAAGCATGCAGGGAATGCAATCCAGGAGAAAAATTTCCGTCCCGTTGGGTACTTCAGAATACAGGATGAATGTTTACTCTTGTATCCTATGGGGTAAATCCTTTATCACTTTGCCGTACTAACCTTGCAGCTTTGCAAACGATTCCACAATATCCACAACACATTCACAACAGAATAGTAGAAAAGATTACATACAACAATTGTCACAATGCCTTTGCTATCTCAAGGCATCTTTTCACACctttgcacacgcacacggcgATTTACATCACAACAGAAAgaaacaacgcacacacaacacggGGAAAGCTCGTGCCCCCGATCCTGACGGTAAGCGCGAGAGAACTGTCAGGCCTTTCGGAAAGTTCAGGAGAATGGTGTGCCGTTGGCCGACTTTGGTGTTCTGTTCTCGCAATGCCGAAACACTTTGCACCATGAGCGCCAGACTGGCTGGGCAAGCAATCTCCCGGCAGGGATTGAGATTCGCTCTTCGGCTCCGTCTGTGAACCGGGAGACGACACACCGTATTATCAGcatatgtgagtgtgtgtctttgtgtgtatATGTACATAGGGCGGTACGCTTATCGCCCGCAGGCAATACCGTTTGAATGACAATCAACCTGATAAGAGCTGCAGGCCTTCAGATAGTGGCGTTGGGACGGACAGGACGAGACAATCCCGGGGCATAGATGGATGACGTTACTCACCCAATTGCTCCGTATGGCCATTCCGGATGATAGTGTCGTTAGAGGAAATCGAATGTGGAGTCGACTTTGTCGGCTTCTTCGCATCATCTCAAGATTCGCATGTATGAGCATGGTACGTTAAGAGGCAAATGGTGTAATCTTTGATTGTGTTTAGCGGAACGGGATGTGCCCTTGAAGTAGCTGCAATTTgtaaggtttgtttttgcttctattAAAAACCGTACAATCTTGTAAGGGGAAATAACTAAATGGGCATAATGTGTATAGTATTCTTTGCAATAAATGTAAATACATTCACAGCAAGGGCAATATATCATAAACGTTTACTTATAaatttgttataaaaattagttaataatatttataaaatcaaACCGTTGAGTTGTATTGTTTGGTtatattaatttgtttttaaattcgGTATTATGATCCACTCTTGAGGCATAACCTTCCAGAGCACGGATTAGCATAATACTGACCGTGGGTTCAAATCGTCAAAAGGACCGACAATCTTGTGTTTTATTCATATTCCCTCGTCAATCGGATCAGGAAAAAGTCGCTAAAAATATATAACCAAAATACTGTTTATTAtcgtgcacaaaaaaaaaaacacattaacaATCACAAGATCTTCTAATACAACTTTCGCTTCGTTGTacagaacagaacaaaactgacagctaaaacaaaataagcatCCTCAACATAATCACCACCTCCGCCGCTACACCGTACCGCAATCCAGCTGCAGATTGATGCCACAGTCGCCCTGCGTTTTGGCTTTGAGAAACGTAAGCTCCTTGCTGCTCAGCGCAATTGCTAGATAGTGCAGGTTGCATTTGAAAAAGGGTGCTTGCGGTAGTTGCACACTCGCCATCTGCACACCGGGTGAGGCCAGATTGAAGCTGTTCCAGTGTACGAACCCTTTGCGGCCCCGGTACGTGTAGAGTTGTACCTTGCGGCGATTTTCCACAAATGCCAGTATCGTTTCGTCCCGCACTTCTAGCACCGCAAGCTGTGCCGGCCGGTGGCAGGATATGATCTGGAACAGGTGACCCTGCAGTATGTCGCTGTAGATGCGGACCGTGTCGTGGTTGCCCTGGATGATCGTGTTGACCGTGTCGGTGACTGCCACTAGTAGCCGGCGCGCTTCACCCCGCAGACCAACGTGGAAGGTAAGCAGTTCGCCGGTGGCTGGATCAGGGAAGTGGGTGTTTTCCGTGGTGCTGATGCGTCCGAGCGGTACTACCTTTGCTATCCGTGGTTCGGGTAGTGGTTCGAGTGGTTCCATCAGGTCCGTTTGTGTTTGACGCGTTATTATGACGGTATCGTTGCTTTCCTGTATCGCTCCGATTTCGTTCAGCGGATCCGGTTGGGTGAGTAGCGACACCTCCTGCGTGTATTCGTCCGAAGTATCATCCGTGCGGTAGTACGAGCTGTTCCTTTGCATTTGATTGTACACCGTTATGGGGGATGCGAACAGGGCCAGATTTACGAGTGGATCATCGTGTGAACGTTTGGTGCGTGAGGAGTTGATGGTGCCTTCGGCTCTAGACAGAACCGCAATTCGTTTCCCATCGGCCAAAGCCAGTCCAATGCCGAGTGAGCTCGGTACAAAGCTTGCTGCTTCAAAGATTCGTGACAGGTCCCATTCTTCCTGCACCTTACCAGTCACATCATACTCGAGCACGGTCGTGCGCTCCAAGGCGTAGAACCGTCCACTAGTGGAAGGATCTACAAACAAGCTATCGGTATCCTTATCCGGCATGGCCTTCACCAGCTCCAGCGAAAGTCCCTGGAACTCCCATATCGCCAGCCCCGTCACATTGCACTGCTCATCCGTCGGTGCCGATCGCGTTACTAGATAAAGCTTCTCATCCTGCGCAGCCACAGTTTGCCACTCAAAAACGTATCCCGTGTGCGTCTTGAACAGTCCCACGAACACTCGGTCCTGTGGATTCCACTGGAAGAACTTACTACCGCAGCCGTAGTTGAGCGCAAGGAAATGGTTGCCCTGGTACTGGAACGTCCAGAACGACTGGATGGGTTGCTGCACGCGAATAGTTTGCCGCTGCACGAAGTAGTTAAAGAAGTACACACCCTTCTGCGTACCATTGATGAGGGCTTGCGTTTCGCGACAAGAGGCGCGATAGTTGGCGCGACGTTTAGCCAGCTCACCCTCGACGAACTGTTTCTCGGAGTGTAGCTTGCGTACGATCTCGTTAATGGGCAACCCGTTGATAGTACCATTGCCGTGGATGCTGTCACGGAAGACGAATTTACGAGAGCGTAGCCTACCCCAGTACGTTTGATGCTCACGCCCATCGGTCCAGAGCGCGCGCTCGTACCAGTGATCGAAATCGATGCCCCCGATCGTGTCGTTAGTGTACACATCGTTGGCGGCAATTTTGTAGAACGTTAACGGTGACGAGATGGTCATGTCGTCGGTCAGCTGTACCGGTTCACCAAACGGCACACCGTTCAGCATCTTGGGTAGAGTGGCACTGTTCAGCACGCGTATAGAGTTGAATACTGACGGTGCATCGATCGTTTGTTCGCCGTAACGCTGTAattgaagagagagagatagataagACCAATGTTGTTCATTTATTGGATGAGGAAGAAAGCAACTTCCTATTACCATGACGGTATTTGCTCGTTCCACGCGAAGATCTCGCCCATTCACAAGACCTTCCACTTGTAGAGGATGCTGAATGACGATTTGCTTCACATAAACTGGCTGGTCGATCGTTTGTTCCGTGTGCAGGGTAATTAGTCCGCTCGTCGGTAGACCATTGATAGAAGCTGCCACTAGATGGTCACATTTGAAGGCTCCCGGAAGGAACACTATCTTATCTGTACGATTTtataaaggaaaaataaaataatagatTAATTAGTCGTTCAACATGTATGCTTCCTTCACACTTACCCACAATCTCATAGTCCTTGTTTATCAGCAATGTTTGCTGCAAAAGCGTGTCCGGATCAATGCCCATCAATTTTTTCCCAATCAAATCACCCGCAATATGCAATGGTCCTCCCCACACATTACCAAAGAATTCTACTGGTTCGCTAAAAACGATCGGTTCCTGCTGATCGTAGTAAACGATCTCGTTCTGCACGTTCGACACATTGTACCCATTTACGTAATCAACGGTAAAACCATGCTTGAAATGAACCTCCTCCTGCAGGACGTAGTGCCCCTTGAAGTAGTAGTCCTGGTTCGTGCGGATGAGCGATGCAAGCTTGTGCGTCACATTCATCAGCTCATTCCAGCCTCCGTACGCCTCTAGGCTGTGAATGGTCTGCTGGCCCTGCAGACGCAGATCACCCTTGATGATGTGCGTGTCGGTAGCGTTATCGTACGCGTAGTACGCTTCGATTGGTTTGAAGGACTTCCCGTTGATGGTGCCACTGACAATCATCTCTTTCACGTACACTCTGCCCGTCGTTAGCACGTGTCCGGGAAAAGTGATCGATTCATTTTTGAGCACCAGATGCTTTACCGGCACATTGTTGATGGTTGGTGTGTGCAGATCGTCCGCCACATCGAACCCTTGTGTGAACAGCTTTGATCCGGTGAACTCCACCGCCGCCGCATCCGTTCTGTACACCACGTTGCTCAAGAAGGTGACAAAAGGTATCTCATTCAAGGCTCCATCGACCGACACATCTCCGTCTACGTGCAAGGGATGCAAAAAGTGCAATGCACTCTGGACAGCATTTGGGCGGTCCAACCATATGACGTTGTTCAGAAACTGCGTCATATCAACGCCATTCAGTATACCGATCTCGACGCTTCCATCGATATGCAGTGTATCGAGCACATGCCTACCGCTGAGCATGTAATCATCGTTCAGGTACGTCTCCACATTCTCCTGCAGTCGTACTACATCCAAGCCGTTAAGATAACGTGCAGCAAACGCGTTACTAACGTACAGTGCGTCGACGAGCACATCGTGCTGTATCGTTTGCGGTTGGCTTAAGCTGAACCGGTACGCATCAAACGTGGGCAGGTGGACGTCGTTCAACGTGTTCGTGGGACCATCGATCTCGCTGCCCGCGAGCGATAGGTAGCTCGCGTACAGTTCGCTCATGTAGATGGATTGATCGCGGAAGACGATTTCCTCCTCCATGTCGTAGAACGCGGCTCGCGGTTGACCATTGAGGGTTCCCACTATCTCAAGGTTCTTTGCGTACAGCAA
This is a stretch of genomic DNA from Anopheles merus strain MAF chromosome 2R, AmerM5.1, whole genome shotgun sequence. It encodes these proteins:
- the LOC121588807 gene encoding uncharacterized protein LOC121588807, which gives rise to MQCSSYLVLSFVLSIQLVLVVHSDGENIPLDPQGHMRGPATFPKQEPHNTTHDSATESATLSAYELKRQQLLEHPDGFDEAELKPLRETHINVLHEAIDAKLIDPSFIRTLGAVSEPPKVHDTTRDTLSIRSIEEDVNFTHGERVMRWKTMSAINVDRHVVVGLTAASAVVLLERDGHYVLSQELLLESAPIAFEVLSFWDTENASAVGCVVISMGNFLVWYTLREQSEYKLEEEWRWPLHKTITQIKFFRQKEVDALLLIGRHPNRHESVSATVYEFSFNDRQFWLMQKLGLKHPCPSVGLVAAGEEYLVAFPQNTTVELYTFRVGDQNRRKFKAVGNYSSEALRSVYAFQIGRYAYVAISGKTPAVLRYKRGKFYEQKIPTEALEIVEAFFEIPARTYRDDMVLLVQHRMIFATHEIQRLESLVWNGVSFDLATNIPCMIGNEVIDNEVSCMLDLDRTDGLFGATIAQRGKSISIIVPRHEAHSSLYRMSIELLSGEHPILMKIQEIQETMDAFTKIIDYQNAVIEQAQSYVELMESDPVVLKRQNLSSVDTPLVRFAEGFDLAGVKMTIGQNSWREADLQADLTATVKTVQDVELSVDAMLSELQYSVRRDARSHDLQINGTVQVTGRLYIDGALHADDMYIQRFEQPRMDHLVRFGRDVHGQEVPTMQELHLKELNVEHLQFDRFNGIPAEELLYDVDSKVVLDGELVLGGDLYTNTVLLPEGGTLNGIDLNEELIYFNCKNRRWRNLTLESLEVIDDVQVANKVNGARINLQEAESALRNAIDEHGRVLRSKSLHIEGDLSFERINGVPWKTFYDGLVFKDRPMRLGILHVEGNVTFASQTTVQFLNRLRFPEDYVLRSGPRESIITGQKYFKDSLTMDALDIDGFVNGINPFDFITLHDDQYIPGNVTFDSLEIEESLDVRGAVHGKHMDKFLDNPSLLQTKLLEAACEFNEVVVNGPIYVDQLDGYDLDHFLRSVVYVDEPYVEINASKHYRSLHFYEPIRIESNMIGEIHLDELLTKSTDQTINVSMVLGNVFFNRVQVHGLFGGINVTEWDTNSIKIFGDQHTQATLEFCPQYSLLYAKNLEIVGTLNGQPRAAFYDMEEEIVFRDQSIYMSELYASYLSLAGSEIDGPTNTLNDVHLPTFDAYRFSLSQPQTIQHDVLVDALYVSNAFAARYLNGLDVVRLQENVETYLNDDYMLSGRHVLDTLHIDGSVEIGILNGVDMTQFLNNVIWLDRPNAVQSALHFLHPLHVDGDVSVDGALNEIPFVTFLSNVVYRTDAAAVEFTGSKLFTQGFDVADDLHTPTINNVPVKHLVLKNESITFPGHVLTTGRVYVKEMIVSGTINGKSFKPIEAYYAYDNATDTHIIKGDLRLQGQQTIHSLEAYGGWNELMNVTHKLASLIRTNQDYYFKGHYVLQEEVHFKHGFTVDYVNGYNVSNVQNEIVYYDQQEPIVFSEPVEFFGNVWGGPLHIAGDLIGKKLMGIDPDTLLQQTLLINKDYEIVDKIVFLPGAFKCDHLVAASINGLPTSGLITLHTEQTIDQPVYVKQIVIQHPLQVEGLVNGRDLRVERANTVMRYGEQTIDAPSVFNSIRVLNSATLPKMLNGVPFGEPVQLTDDMTISSPLTFYKIAANDVYTNDTIGGIDFDHWYERALWTDGREHQTYWGRLRSRKFVFRDSIHGNGTINGLPINEIVRKLHSEKQFVEGELAKRRANYRASCRETQALINGTQKGVYFFNYFVQRQTIRVQQPIQSFWTFQYQGNHFLALNYGCGSKFFQWNPQDRVFVGLFKTHTGYVFEWQTVAAQDEKLYLVTRSAPTDEQCNVTGLAIWEFQGLSLELVKAMPDKDTDSLFVDPSTSGRFYALERTTVLEYDVTGKVQEEWDLSRIFEAASFVPSSLGIGLALADGKRIAVLSRAEGTINSSRTKRSHDDPLVNLALFASPITVYNQMQRNSSYYRTDDTSDEYTQEVSLLTQPDPLNEIGAIQESNDTVIITRQTQTDLMEPLEPLPEPRIAKVVPLGRISTTENTHFPDPATGELLTFHVGLRGEARRLLVAVTDTVNTIIQGNHDTVRIYSDILQGHLFQIISCHRPAQLAVLEVRDETILAFVENRRKVQLYTYRGRKGFVHWNSFNLASPGVQMASVQLPQAPFFKCNLHYLAIALSSKELTFLKAKTQGDCGINLQLDCGTV